In Carassius gibelio isolate Cgi1373 ecotype wild population from Czech Republic chromosome A10, carGib1.2-hapl.c, whole genome shotgun sequence, the DNA window TTAACGGATACTTATAACCATAGAAAACATGATTTCATATCAATCCAGCACATCGTACCTCATGTGCCTGTCTAGGCTAAAATATTCTCTTCACTTGAAGCCTTGGAGTTTCAGACTCTTTTTTTCAGCTCTCAACAAAACAGCATCAGGCCAGCCCAGATCAGCTGCGCATGCGCGAAGCGGTCTGCCGTATGACGGGATTTGTAGTTTTTAGACCACGTTGATTGACAGGAACTACACCGCAAATACCCAGACAGTAAAGGAATAAATACCCAAGGGTCGCTTTCTGTTTGTTACAAAACTCACCgcataaatgtcaaaaaaaaatattatttttttaccgcATCCTGTTGGGCACTTTATTTAAGATTACATTTGATATATTTCATAGCTTTTAAATGAGGGGGAAAAAACGTCTGTTTTTAGTAAGAAACAATCAAGCAGAtatgttattctttttttaagcCTTGCGTGCTTTATTTAGCCATATACCGACACTTCAGTTAAGGAAAAACTTTGCACTTATCTtgtatctttaaatgtttttaatatttaatatttttatatttgaaatcttTCAGCTGCGATCAATtcatatataaatgtgtaaacTAATAATCTCAGCATAAGCAGGGTTGTTTAACTATTTGGTTGCACTGTATTCAAacgtgtccttgttacagtacATTTGTATGTAGGCtattaagtaatattaaatatcaacatGCTCTTGCTAGGGAGAGTAATAAGACTGTGTTTATCTTGCAGTGATGTGCCATGGTCTCTCCATCAACCAGAGAAAGGAGAGCTACATTTCCAGGGAGGTCTTGATACAGAGTATGAAATTCTCCCCTAATTCCCACATGTGAGAACATTAGCGCTATGTGTGGTCTGTGTACTTTGATCCTGGAATGATCTCACCTTAATGCCTTGTTGGAATTTTATTTacagtggctcagtggtagagcattgcattagcagcgcaaaggtcatgggttcaattacCAGGGAACgcacataaagaaaataaaaaaaattgtatatcctgaatgcactgtagttgctttggataaaagtgcctactaaatgcataaatctaaatgtaaacatctcagAGAGCTCCTGTTGCCAGTCCTCTGACAATACTGTCGGACTGCTGTTGTGAGGAGGGACTTAATTCCGGTTCTTGTTTCATCCTGGTCTGCATCATTATCTGGGCTCTGCACAGCACTATACATCATTAATATAGATCCTCACTCTTCCATAACAACACAACCCTCCAGCTGTAGAATAAGACTAATATCACTGCAAAATTGAAAGACTTTTAAAATCAGAGTGAGGCCTTGTAAAGCTGGATATGATGTGATTGTGTGAAATTCTAAAAGGTCATGGAATCAGATATATAGACACAGCTGTCCTATAAAATACATGGACACTATCAAAGTGcctgaacaaaaaaagaaatcaacAAAAAGCTGAACATCAGTGTTGGACTGCATTGGATTATAGCACATTTGGAATAATAGCAGGGCTTCGCATTCCATGATATTtctaaaacttttgaacattcaacttttttttaagcaGTCTTGCTGTGGACTTATggaattatttgtttaatttgtgtCATGGATAATGTTGAGCATGTTGAGATGGACTGactgaaaaataagtttattcaagtttGCTGTTAGTACACTTCTTTTAAACCAAAATAAGatagtatgcttttagtttagtttgaccaagtatacttgacttatactcacaaaaagtctaaatatatttgagctatacccCTTAAAATCCGTGTTTTCATTGCTATACGGTAGAGggtgctagtacacatcttctgcacagaatttacactccaccccccaccccacacccccaaaaaagacacacaaaaaaaagaaacaccagatactaacacatcTAACAttatcatctgacatgaaacagcatcaaaactgtaactttatgaaataaaatgaccgatgaagaggtaataattacagtcaaggtttggggtgttgatcgactccatctacgttttgattatTATTCTGAATCCAATTCTTAGTCTTTTTTAAGCtctttgttcaaaatgttatttttttaatgaaacttacccacattaaagtgtttaaaaaaagaacgcatgaagctagaatacatttttttttttaaagcagataccctgttctttctttcgatgttttgtatgttcagatattcatataacaaaacatatacaaattaaaacctaaatagggacatagtagtatacttaaagaatgatgtaaagttcacttaaagaaaacttgaGTATTTATGAGTATATaggagtatacttgcagtataaaactattaaactagTTTACTGACACTaaacttcaaagtgtacaaagtatttaattaataaacaatcAGTATACCTATAAGTTTAATAGTTTTgtataataaactacaaacagaGGTAAACTAGTAGTGTACTCAAtatttgctactgttatacttgaagtatacacttttatatactagaaagtgggccaatttagtcccaaggaatattgaaacagtacacttacaagtatactgctagaacactgatatttgtatacttgctacataaagtatacttaaaaatatacttgaactttacttaagtatacttagtaaaataaacttgaagtattcTACCTTTTTTATGGAGTATATTCCTGGTTGCAGCTAAAAAGGCTATTACTCGTAAATGGCTTCAACTTAATCCACCCACTAGAACACTGGAAAGCAATTGTAATTGAAATATATAAGATTTAAAACCcttactttttctttaaaattaaaaaagcgACTATTTTATGGAGTAAGTGGGAATCATTTTTGGACTGAGAAATAGTAATAATAGATAATATAATGGAACAGTATTGTTAATTTCATTTTGTAACTACGCAAAGTCACTATCACACTGTACATTACCCAGctgatttgttaacattatttttatttttttgcggttCTGTTCTGGTTCAGGAAGCACCTTGAGCTGCCATTTTTTAACACtgaatttgacattatttttcacaGTGTGTAAATATATGTAGACTGGCTGTGACTTTCAAAACATGCATCGACTCATAAAGACTGCAGATACAGGTAGCATATTCCAGCCTTAAGTCAAatacttcagtgtgtctctgACAGTTTACAGTCAGTGCAATAAACAATAAGTTTTATTACTTCTGTTCCAGATACTTAGAGTTTAAAAACATCATGAAAGTTGTTCATCATACTTCCAAGGTGCCACTCCTGAATCCCTTTTTTCCTTCATTCCCAAGAAAGGGTCTTTCTGTCCGGGTATGCCAAACCAGTATCTGAAAAAGACAAAGAACACATTTATCTGTTTACTTTTACAAGCCTCTTCATTTCCAGCCAGGTTATGAAGATTAAGATTCACAAATGACCTTTGTGCAGTTAGCGGCTTTGGGTTCCAGGTCACTGAGGGTGACCAGGTCCTGTAGCAGACTACCTTCCTGGTATTTACTTTTTACCCCTTTTAACTTAAAACAAGCTTGAGGTCTGCTGAGGATGAGCTGAAGATTCACTGCAAACCCAGCCATGTCAATGCCAAAAGGTCGTTGAGGGTCAAACAACGTCTTCCAGCCGATCACTTTGCCTTGAGAGTTGATTCTGGGCGATTCATACCGGAGACCTCCAACAAGGGCGACCGGCCAGACTGACACTTTACGAGTCCAACGCATCTACGGTATGAGGAAGATGGAATCAGTTAATGGTAAGGACACTATGAACTGTGGACCAAATGGACCATACCTCCTCAAACAGCTCCAAGCAATAAGTATTGTCATCATCTGCAAAATACACGACTCCTTTATGACTGGAGTTTTGATTTATGTGTTCCCTGAGCCAGCTGAGAGCCAGGTTCCTCTGCATGCTGCCGCGTGGGAAACTGTGATTTCTGGGCTTCTTTAGTGTCTTGAGATTCTTAGGCGTCTCTACGTTCAAGTGGGTGTAATTCATTCCAGTGTTCTCTAGCAGTCTGGACACCATCGCTGTCTTCTGCACCGAGTCCTCCACCACCAGCCAATGAAGGTTGGGGATTAGTAGGAGGGTGTTAGTGAGCCGGGTCAACTCAGCCTTCTGAACGGGTCTACTGTAGGTTGGTGTTATTACATGAAGAGTTGGCAGTGTGTCAGACCAGGGTGGAGGGCGCTGGTAGACATACTTAATCTGGGTGGCCTTAGTGATACTCTTGTTCATAGTGATGCAAGACTCATGAAGTCTAAAGCCAGTTTGGTTAGCTTTACTGGCCCCAGTTCTGTTATCTGTCAAtcaaaaaaataagattttaaagtAGGGACAAACAATATATCGGTACCATATTGATTTTTGTGCATATTGGATATTAATAAAGAACCTACTTTTCCAATTTGATTTTGTGGCTCATCCAGTGTCAAAGTACACAACACCATTCTTGCAAAATAGTGGCATTTTATACTGAAGTTCAAAACATGTGAGTGCACTATCAAGAAGTGAACGAAATTGTGAGTGCAATGTACTTTAAAGTGAGCAGTTCTTACAAattctgaaattatatttaaaaaagtatatatttaatttatgtttgtgaGCAAATCTTTTAAATACCTACCACTGTACCATGAATATCACCCATAAATACTTTTACTGAAATTACTTTAATTGCCCTATTgatgaaaaaaagtaataataaatgttacgTAATTACTACATAATATAGTTTACACATCCACTaggtatataggtatatatatatatatatatatatatatatatatatatatatatatatatatatatatatatatatatatatattttcactggTAAAAAGCAAGTTTACTCcctaaaaaataatgcatttcaaacaaaacaagacaaacgttaagttggcttgagaaaccccgaccagaaagtttgaaaagtttgaaaagtttaataagtttaaaaaagcaagtgattagcatattgctaccattactagcaagtgactagcatgttattatcatgattagcaaagttactagtatgtttctagcatggttAGCAAGatactagcatgattaacaagttagtAGCATGTTGCAAGCCCATTTCTATCATGATTCGCATGTTACTAACATGTCGTTTGCATGATTAataagttactagcatgtttccagcatgattatcatgtcattagcatgattagcaagttactaacatgttgctaacatgattctagcataattagcaagtgactagcatgccgctagcatgattaacaagttactagcatgttggtagcatgattagcatgttgctagcatgtttctagcatgattagcattttactaGCATGTtcttaacatgattagcaagtgactagcatgtcactagcatgattaacaagttactagcatgttggtagcatgattagcatgttgctagcatgtttctagcatgattaacatgttattaacatgctcatagcatgattagcaagtgactagcatgtcgctagcatgataaacaagttactagcatgtctgTTTGGGATACTCTGGATTGGCGTATACGACAAAATCTTCCAGTTCCTTCCAATATCCAAAAACTTCGCACAGCCTTTGAAGTGGAGtagaccaacattccacaggccacagtcaacaacctgatcaactctatgtgtaggagatgtgttgcactgcatgaggcaaatggtggtcacaccagatactgactggtttgttcagtacacatacacatatttacATGTCTCTGTGAAATAAGATACTCAACAAAAGCACATATgcaaatgtataaaacatttacaaaatatatatagtttgcaTATGGGTTTTTGTTTAGTATTGTATTTCATACATTAggtttttatggctcatatatgcaattcaaatatgtaaagttttaacattaaaaaaaaataatcaagaaaATTCAAGCTGGTTCAGCCCAGTAAATGCATCATAAATAGATTATAATCATTGTTTTCAATATAACAACAAATGTTGTAGTTTGTTGTAGCATGCATTGCCAAACAAGCATTCCAAACAAGCATATCAATCAATTAATACCTGGGGCATACAAATATCAAAATCCAAGATCAGAAATGGCAATAAATTCTGATGTCTCTTTATGGTCTTGCTGGTTTTAGGGTTAATTTCTTTGTTTTGCATTGCACATTTTTCATTTACGTCGTGTGGACAACATTAACATTGTGGCCTTCATTTATGAACATTATTATGAAAGGggcctgttaatatttattatagagcaCTGTAAccgtctttaaagggggggtgaaatgttcgttttcactcaatatcctgttaatcttgagtacctatagagtagtactgcatccttcataactccaaaaagtctttagttttattatattcataagagaaagatagtctgtaccgatttttcccggaaaaacacgagcgcctagaggcgtgacgtgtgggcg includes these proteins:
- the LOC128020955 gene encoding galactosylgalactosylxylosylprotein 3-beta-glucuronosyltransferase 1; amino-acid sequence: MSSGGGAAQIKQNMPKRRDVFALFLILLPWTLLITFWQQLAGCPLIPVPKDNRTGASKANQTGFRLHESCITMNKSITKATQIKYVYQRPPPWSDTLPTLHVITPTYSRPVQKAELTRLTNTLLLIPNLHWLVVEDSVQKTAMVSRLLENTGMNYTHLNVETPKNLKTLKKPRNHSFPRGSMQRNLALSWLREHINQNSSHKGVVYFADDDNTYCLELFEEMRWTRKVSVWPVALVGGLRYESPRINSQGKVIGWKTLFDPQRPFGIDMAGFAVNLQLILSRPQACFKLKGVKSKYQEGSLLQDLVTLSDLEPKAANCTKILVWHTRTERPFLGNEGKKGFRSGTLEV